A genomic region of Ursus arctos isolate Adak ecotype North America unplaced genomic scaffold, UrsArc2.0 scaffold_8, whole genome shotgun sequence contains the following coding sequences:
- the GEN1 gene encoding flap endonuclease GEN homolog 1 isoform X1, whose translation MGVNDLWQILEPVKQHLHLHNLCGKTIAVDLSLWVCEAQTVKKMIGTVMKPHLRNLFFRISYLTLMDVKLVFVMEGEPPKLKADVISRRNQMRYGPSGKTWSQKTGRSHFKSVLKECLDMLECLGIPWVQAAGEAEAMCAYLNASGYVDGCLTNDGDAFLYGAQTVYRNFTMNTKDPHVDCYTMSSIKSKLGLDRDALVGLAILLGCDYLPKGVPGVGKEQALKLIWTLKGQSLLQRFTQWNEESCSDPQPLAIKKLAHCSVCSHPGSPKDHERNGCKLCKTNRYCEPHDYEYCCPCEWHRTEHDRHLSTVENSIKKKACSCEGFPFHEVIQEFLLNKDKLVKVIRYQRPDLLLFQRFTLEKMEWPNHYACEKLLVLLTHYDMIERKLGRRNSNQLQPIRIVKTRIRNGIHCFEIEWEKPEHYAMDDKHGELVLQTIEEKSLFEAAYPEIVAVYQKQNLELKGKKQKSMKIKSKENNWPEPDNMMNFQSQMTLNPICEVFPKQNSKLNLEITPDCALPQKSISASLNSLVLPEDTPCLNTQENLMSSPRPLAMQQVTAVTKSLIPESSQPGTSTNNVSAIADLQLSTIDWEGTSFSNSPAIPRNTFSHGLKSELETAIPETFKNFPEELSCESEWCTTSINKVFDQGLRKTNPEAHLLSGITHLHLQDLPLKERIHIKLSYLRDNAQPNVDLKTLSLVTIKESSIANSGSDCPSHLSKDLLGIHLQNESRKSKVLKGDQLLQENYKMNTSKSYSVNNPIVKTSSVRAGPPNTALDHSRKVGVQTTQKSVMKKSVCLDRHSSDEEGVPVFEKAKNTTQKMKHSSQKHNPAQFKKDDANNLSNPKIHIKETEQCVQAYKTAGNEEYCFPEAAKVSLSFLQCHKDKSDSGTSLDSPLPLCQRLKLRFQNL comes from the exons ATGGGCGTGAATGACTTGTGGCAAATTTTGGAGCCTGTTAAGCAGCACCTCCACTTGCATAATCTCTGTGGGAAAACCATTGCAGTTGATCTGAGTCTCTGGGTATGTGAAGCACAGACGGTCAAAAAAATGATTGGAACAGTCATGAAGCCCCACCTCAG gaaCTTATTTTTTCGTATCTCCTATTTAACACTAATGGATGTAAAACTGGTGTTCGTTATGGAAGGGGAACCCCCAAAGCTGAAAGCTGATGTCATAAGCAGGAGGAATCAGATGCGATATGGGCCTTCGGGAAAAACATGGTCTCAGAAAACAGGGAGATCACATTTTAAATCAGTTTTGAAAGAG tgtctTGATATGCTGGAATGCTTAGGAATTCCCTGGGTCCaagcagctggggaagctgaaGCCATGTGTGCTTATCTTAATGCCAGTGGTTATGTAGACGGCTGTCTCACCAATGATGGGGATGCTTTCCTCTATGGTGCCCAGACTGTTTACAGGAATTTCACTATGAATACCAag GATCCGCATGTTGATTGTTATACAATGTCATCTATCAAGAGTAAACTAGGTTTGGATAGAGATGCTCTGGTTGGACTAGCCATATTGCTTGGCTGTGATTATCTTCCAAAG GGAGTCCCTGGAGTTGGCAAAGAGCAAGCATTAAAACTTATATGGACTTTGAAAGGGCAAAGTTTACTTCAAAG GTTTACTCAGTGGAATGAGGAATCATGCTCTGATCCACAACCACTAGCTATTAAAAAACTGGCCCATTGTTCTGTGTGTTCCCATCCAG GTTCACCTAAGGATCATGAACGTAATGGATGCAAACTCTGTAAAACTAATCGATATTGTGAACCACATGATTACGAATACTGTTGTCCTTGCGAGTGGCACCGTACGGAGCATGATAGACACCTGAGCACAGTAGAGAACAGCATTAAGaa aaaagctTGCAGTTGTGAGGGATTCCCATTCCATGAG GTTATTCAAGAATTCCTTTTGAACAAGGATAAGTTGGTGAAGGTAATCAGGTACCAAAGACCTGATTTATTATTGTTTCAG aGATTTACTCTTGAAAAAATGGAATGGCCCAATCACTATGCATGTGAGAAATTGTTAGTGCTCTTGACCCACTATGACATGATAGAAAGAAAGCTTGGTAGAAGGAATTCTAATCAACTACAGCCAATTCG aattgttAAAACCCggatcagaaatggaattcattgCTTTGAAATAGAATGGGAAAAGCCTG aaCATTATGCTATGGATGATAAACATGGAGAACTGGTCCTACaaacaatagaagaaaaatcaTTGTTTGAAGCAGCTTATCCTGAGATTGTTGCtgtttatcaaaaacaaaacttagaactgaaaggaaagaaacaaaaaa gcaTGAAAATTAAGTCTAAAGAAAACAATTGGCCAGAACCAGATAATATGATGAATTTCCAGTCACAGATGACTTTAAACCCCATATGTGAAGTCTTTCCTAAGCAGAATTCCAAGTTAAATTTGGAAATTACCCCTGATTGTGCATTACCCCAGAAATCTATCTCTGCATCATTGAATAGCTTGGTTTTACCTGAAGATACCCCCTGTTTGAATACACAAGAGAACTTAATGTCTTCTCCGAGACCTTTGGCTATGCAGCAAGTTACAGCTGTCACTAAGTCTCTAATTCCAGAATCTAGTCAACCTGGTACCTCAACCAATAACGTATCGGCGATTGCTGATCTACAGTTAAGCACCATTGACTGGGAAGGTACTTCTTTTAGTAATTCTCCAGCTATTCCAAGGAACACTTTCTCTCATGGTTTAAAATCAGAACTTGAAACAGCCATtcctgaaacttttaaaaatttcccagaagAATTATCATGTGAATCAGAATGGTGCACCACAAGCATTAATAAAGTGTTCGATCAGGGTCTTCGGAAGACTAATCCTGAAGCGCATCTACTTTCTGGCATTACTCATTTACATCTTCAGGATTTGCCTTTAAAGGAAcgaatacatataaaattatcatATCTTCGGGACAATGCACAACCAAATGTTGACCTGAAAACTTTGTCCCTAGTTACCATAAAAGAATCTTCTATTGCTAACAGTGGTTCGGATTGTCCATCACATCTTTCAAAGGATCTTCTAGgaattcatttgcaaaatgaatcTAGAAAATCTAAAGTTCTAAAAGGAGACCAGCTACttcaagaaaactataaaatgaataCTTCTAAATCTTATTCTGTCAATAACCCAATAGTAAAGACCTCCAGTGTTAGAGCTGGACCACCAAATACTGCTTTAGATCATAGTAGAAAGGTTGGTGTGCAAACCACTCAGAAAAGTGTAATGAAGAAGAGCGTTTGCCTTGACAGACATTCCTCTGATGAAGAAGGTGTCCCAGTGTTTGAGAAAGCTAAAAACACAACTCAGAAAATGAAGCATAGTTCTCAGAAGCATAACCCAGCCCAGTTCAAGAAAGATGATGCCAACAATTTGAGTAACcctaaaatacatattaaagaaactgaacagTGTGTCCAGGCTTATAAAACAGCTGGAAATGAAGAATACTGTTTCCCGGAGGCAGCTAAAGTTTCTCTGAGTTTTCTACAGTGTCATAAGGACAAAAGTGACTCTGGTACTTCTTTGGATAGTCCTCTTCCTTTATGTCAAAGATTAAAACTAAGGTTCCAAAACTTGtga
- the GEN1 gene encoding flap endonuclease GEN homolog 1 isoform X2 translates to MDVKLVFVMEGEPPKLKADVISRRNQMRYGPSGKTWSQKTGRSHFKSVLKECLDMLECLGIPWVQAAGEAEAMCAYLNASGYVDGCLTNDGDAFLYGAQTVYRNFTMNTKDPHVDCYTMSSIKSKLGLDRDALVGLAILLGCDYLPKGVPGVGKEQALKLIWTLKGQSLLQRFTQWNEESCSDPQPLAIKKLAHCSVCSHPGSPKDHERNGCKLCKTNRYCEPHDYEYCCPCEWHRTEHDRHLSTVENSIKKKACSCEGFPFHEVIQEFLLNKDKLVKVIRYQRPDLLLFQRFTLEKMEWPNHYACEKLLVLLTHYDMIERKLGRRNSNQLQPIRIVKTRIRNGIHCFEIEWEKPEHYAMDDKHGELVLQTIEEKSLFEAAYPEIVAVYQKQNLELKGKKQKSMKIKSKENNWPEPDNMMNFQSQMTLNPICEVFPKQNSKLNLEITPDCALPQKSISASLNSLVLPEDTPCLNTQENLMSSPRPLAMQQVTAVTKSLIPESSQPGTSTNNVSAIADLQLSTIDWEGTSFSNSPAIPRNTFSHGLKSELETAIPETFKNFPEELSCESEWCTTSINKVFDQGLRKTNPEAHLLSGITHLHLQDLPLKERIHIKLSYLRDNAQPNVDLKTLSLVTIKESSIANSGSDCPSHLSKDLLGIHLQNESRKSKVLKGDQLLQENYKMNTSKSYSVNNPIVKTSSVRAGPPNTALDHSRKVGVQTTQKSVMKKSVCLDRHSSDEEGVPVFEKAKNTTQKMKHSSQKHNPAQFKKDDANNLSNPKIHIKETEQCVQAYKTAGNEEYCFPEAAKVSLSFLQCHKDKSDSGTSLDSPLPLCQRLKLRFQNL, encoded by the exons ATGGATGTAAAACTGGTGTTCGTTATGGAAGGGGAACCCCCAAAGCTGAAAGCTGATGTCATAAGCAGGAGGAATCAGATGCGATATGGGCCTTCGGGAAAAACATGGTCTCAGAAAACAGGGAGATCACATTTTAAATCAGTTTTGAAAGAG tgtctTGATATGCTGGAATGCTTAGGAATTCCCTGGGTCCaagcagctggggaagctgaaGCCATGTGTGCTTATCTTAATGCCAGTGGTTATGTAGACGGCTGTCTCACCAATGATGGGGATGCTTTCCTCTATGGTGCCCAGACTGTTTACAGGAATTTCACTATGAATACCAag GATCCGCATGTTGATTGTTATACAATGTCATCTATCAAGAGTAAACTAGGTTTGGATAGAGATGCTCTGGTTGGACTAGCCATATTGCTTGGCTGTGATTATCTTCCAAAG GGAGTCCCTGGAGTTGGCAAAGAGCAAGCATTAAAACTTATATGGACTTTGAAAGGGCAAAGTTTACTTCAAAG GTTTACTCAGTGGAATGAGGAATCATGCTCTGATCCACAACCACTAGCTATTAAAAAACTGGCCCATTGTTCTGTGTGTTCCCATCCAG GTTCACCTAAGGATCATGAACGTAATGGATGCAAACTCTGTAAAACTAATCGATATTGTGAACCACATGATTACGAATACTGTTGTCCTTGCGAGTGGCACCGTACGGAGCATGATAGACACCTGAGCACAGTAGAGAACAGCATTAAGaa aaaagctTGCAGTTGTGAGGGATTCCCATTCCATGAG GTTATTCAAGAATTCCTTTTGAACAAGGATAAGTTGGTGAAGGTAATCAGGTACCAAAGACCTGATTTATTATTGTTTCAG aGATTTACTCTTGAAAAAATGGAATGGCCCAATCACTATGCATGTGAGAAATTGTTAGTGCTCTTGACCCACTATGACATGATAGAAAGAAAGCTTGGTAGAAGGAATTCTAATCAACTACAGCCAATTCG aattgttAAAACCCggatcagaaatggaattcattgCTTTGAAATAGAATGGGAAAAGCCTG aaCATTATGCTATGGATGATAAACATGGAGAACTGGTCCTACaaacaatagaagaaaaatcaTTGTTTGAAGCAGCTTATCCTGAGATTGTTGCtgtttatcaaaaacaaaacttagaactgaaaggaaagaaacaaaaaa gcaTGAAAATTAAGTCTAAAGAAAACAATTGGCCAGAACCAGATAATATGATGAATTTCCAGTCACAGATGACTTTAAACCCCATATGTGAAGTCTTTCCTAAGCAGAATTCCAAGTTAAATTTGGAAATTACCCCTGATTGTGCATTACCCCAGAAATCTATCTCTGCATCATTGAATAGCTTGGTTTTACCTGAAGATACCCCCTGTTTGAATACACAAGAGAACTTAATGTCTTCTCCGAGACCTTTGGCTATGCAGCAAGTTACAGCTGTCACTAAGTCTCTAATTCCAGAATCTAGTCAACCTGGTACCTCAACCAATAACGTATCGGCGATTGCTGATCTACAGTTAAGCACCATTGACTGGGAAGGTACTTCTTTTAGTAATTCTCCAGCTATTCCAAGGAACACTTTCTCTCATGGTTTAAAATCAGAACTTGAAACAGCCATtcctgaaacttttaaaaatttcccagaagAATTATCATGTGAATCAGAATGGTGCACCACAAGCATTAATAAAGTGTTCGATCAGGGTCTTCGGAAGACTAATCCTGAAGCGCATCTACTTTCTGGCATTACTCATTTACATCTTCAGGATTTGCCTTTAAAGGAAcgaatacatataaaattatcatATCTTCGGGACAATGCACAACCAAATGTTGACCTGAAAACTTTGTCCCTAGTTACCATAAAAGAATCTTCTATTGCTAACAGTGGTTCGGATTGTCCATCACATCTTTCAAAGGATCTTCTAGgaattcatttgcaaaatgaatcTAGAAAATCTAAAGTTCTAAAAGGAGACCAGCTACttcaagaaaactataaaatgaataCTTCTAAATCTTATTCTGTCAATAACCCAATAGTAAAGACCTCCAGTGTTAGAGCTGGACCACCAAATACTGCTTTAGATCATAGTAGAAAGGTTGGTGTGCAAACCACTCAGAAAAGTGTAATGAAGAAGAGCGTTTGCCTTGACAGACATTCCTCTGATGAAGAAGGTGTCCCAGTGTTTGAGAAAGCTAAAAACACAACTCAGAAAATGAAGCATAGTTCTCAGAAGCATAACCCAGCCCAGTTCAAGAAAGATGATGCCAACAATTTGAGTAACcctaaaatacatattaaagaaactgaacagTGTGTCCAGGCTTATAAAACAGCTGGAAATGAAGAATACTGTTTCCCGGAGGCAGCTAAAGTTTCTCTGAGTTTTCTACAGTGTCATAAGGACAAAAGTGACTCTGGTACTTCTTTGGATAGTCCTCTTCCTTTATGTCAAAGATTAAAACTAAGGTTCCAAAACTTGtga